A single region of the Rhizobium grahamii genome encodes:
- a CDS encoding response regulator: MERTPHILVVDDHQEIRDLLARYLAKNGLRVTAANGGAEMRQHMRTSSIDLVVLDIMMPGEDGLSLCRYLRQNSSIPIVLLTAISDETDRIIGLEIGADDYVTKPFNPRELLARIRALLRRSAFTAAQAPSEVDAHRYRFQNWTLDASRRVLIDETGQDIALGSAEFRLLLAFVSRPGVVLTRDQLLDITAGRSAQVFDRSIDNLVSRLRRRIEPDPQQPSLIKTVWGDGYTFATAVEKLA; this comes from the coding sequence ATGGAGCGAACACCCCATATCCTGGTCGTGGACGACCATCAGGAAATTCGAGACCTCCTCGCCAGATACCTTGCAAAGAACGGATTGCGCGTGACGGCCGCGAATGGCGGGGCGGAAATGCGCCAGCACATGCGGACATCCAGTATTGATCTCGTGGTGCTCGACATCATGATGCCCGGTGAAGACGGTTTGTCGCTCTGCCGATACCTACGGCAGAACAGTTCGATCCCTATCGTCCTGCTGACCGCGATATCGGACGAAACAGACCGGATCATCGGCCTGGAGATCGGCGCCGACGATTATGTTACCAAGCCATTCAATCCACGAGAACTGCTGGCGCGTATCCGCGCGCTCCTGCGCCGCAGTGCGTTTACCGCCGCGCAGGCGCCGAGCGAGGTCGATGCTCATCGCTATCGCTTCCAGAACTGGACCCTTGATGCCTCGCGTCGCGTGCTGATCGACGAGACCGGTCAGGACATAGCGCTCGGCAGCGCCGAGTTTCGGCTGCTCCTGGCTTTTGTTAGCCGCCCCGGTGTCGTGCTGACGCGCGATCAGTTGCTGGATATTACCGCAGGCCGGTCGGCACAGGTTTTCGACAGAAGCATCGACAACCTGGTCAGCCGCCTGCGCCGACGCATCGAGCCCGATCCGCAGCAGCCCAGCCTGATAAAGACGGTGTGGGGAGACGGATACACCTTTGCAACTGCCGTGGAGAAACTTGCGTGA
- a CDS encoding ABC transporter permease — MIRDQGLTSKIWRFAIWALAILFVLNLLAVIAAVIVNSFATRWLGTWLPAGWTTRWYFSAWKEFQLSSVVLVTFEIVFTVVIISGILGVTTAYALARRDFPGKRLVVLLFLLPLLIPPLTYGIPLATVLYQLGLGGTFWGVVLINIVPSLPFVVLVMIPFIEQIDPRIEAAARVFGAGTTSLFVRILLPLLLPGMLAALLLVLVRTIAMFELTFLIAGPTTQTLVVSLYYAVFASGVRAGQSIDAMAVVYMVTTLFWLVLALQFVNPTQIVARAKQQSAH; from the coding sequence ATGATCCGCGATCAGGGCCTCACATCGAAGATCTGGCGCTTCGCCATCTGGGCGCTTGCTATCCTGTTTGTGCTCAATCTGCTGGCCGTCATTGCCGCGGTCATTGTCAACTCGTTCGCAACACGTTGGCTCGGCACCTGGCTGCCGGCCGGCTGGACGACAAGATGGTACTTCAGCGCCTGGAAGGAATTCCAGCTCTCCAGTGTCGTTCTCGTCACCTTCGAGATCGTCTTTACAGTCGTCATCATCTCGGGGATCCTTGGTGTCACGACGGCCTATGCGCTCGCACGACGCGATTTCCCCGGAAAGCGTCTGGTTGTGCTGCTTTTCCTACTGCCGTTGCTCATTCCGCCCCTGACCTACGGCATTCCGTTGGCAACAGTGCTCTATCAGCTGGGGCTTGGCGGGACATTCTGGGGCGTCGTGTTGATCAACATCGTGCCATCGCTGCCGTTTGTGGTACTCGTCATGATCCCCTTCATCGAACAGATCGATCCGCGCATCGAAGCAGCGGCACGGGTGTTCGGTGCCGGGACGACCAGCCTCTTCGTACGCATCCTGCTACCGCTGCTTCTGCCGGGCATGCTTGCCGCATTGTTGCTGGTACTCGTGCGAACCATCGCAATGTTCGAACTGACCTTCCTCATAGCGGGACCGACGACGCAAACGCTGGTCGTGTCGCTCTACTACGCTGTTTTCGCATCAGGGGTCCGCGCAGGCCAGTCGATCGATGCGATGGCCGTGGTCTACATGGTCACGACATTGTTCTGGCTTGTGCTGGCCTTGCAGTTCGTGAACCCGACCCAGATCGTTGCGCGCGCAAAGCAGCAAAGCGCTCATTGA
- the recX gene encoding recombination regulator RecX, whose amino-acid sequence MDADETEPAPTARMLQWARNSTIYRVQRKMMSEHELRQAILRKAREKFEDISAAQLQRLGEEAVACGYRLNALDDVNYAELKVRSAVRSGKSKKAISQKLAIKGVDREIVGNALEEADDFLAALNFARKRGFGPYRRLDADDARRNKELSAFARGGFSLSIGRRIFEMTRDEAEELLLQSQSL is encoded by the coding sequence ATGGACGCCGACGAAACAGAACCAGCGCCAACGGCGCGCATGCTTCAATGGGCTCGAAACTCGACGATCTATCGTGTGCAACGAAAGATGATGTCGGAACATGAGCTGAGGCAGGCTATCCTTCGCAAGGCGCGAGAGAAGTTCGAAGATATTTCGGCCGCGCAATTGCAGCGTCTCGGAGAGGAGGCTGTCGCATGCGGCTATCGCCTCAACGCGCTTGATGACGTCAATTATGCCGAATTGAAGGTCCGCTCCGCTGTTCGAAGCGGCAAATCCAAGAAGGCGATCTCGCAGAAGCTGGCCATCAAGGGCGTGGATCGCGAAATCGTCGGGAACGCGCTTGAGGAAGCCGACGATTTTCTGGCCGCATTGAATTTCGCTCGTAAGCGTGGCTTCGGTCCTTATCGCCGGCTTGATGCCGATGACGCTCGGCGGAACAAGGAACTTTCCGCGTTTGCCAGAGGAGGGTTCAGCCTCTCCATCGGCCGCAGAATATTCGAAATGACCCGCGACGAGGCGGAAGAGCTTCTTCTGCAAAGCCAGTCGCTCTGA
- a CDS encoding ATP-binding protein yields MTGNRRIWPRSLATRLIVPLMVALAVAQVALFITLRGQQDVVVDGVVHGQALNLTVSLARLVDTYPPAESQRLADAFGSRQSCAYVSAAPPANHKMDASETRLAHLLAERLHQVEASQLQITIEPLAHSAHPCDRDVSASNLAEPDTSSGKPFRVVALAMHVPLKDGRWLTVRTAIDVPGLWNRAAILSFLFSSLAVAAVVVVVIRSQTSSLRELAIASERLGRGEIIPPLAVSGPAEVAATRQAFNTMQERLSQFLRDRLRLLASISHDLRTPLTTLRLKAEFIEDDVVREDLVKTIEELTLICEATLAFTRAEAVGEETKLVALDELVGDIVSEFRMAGSNVSAAPLPPTGYPCRPVALKRAVRNLVENATRYGSSARLRLDRSGDGILLSVEDDGPGIPEDQIEDAFKPFVRLEASRSTETGGIGLGLSIARNIIVAHGGSLVVFNRPSGGLRAEILLPNAA; encoded by the coding sequence GTGACGGGCAATCGCCGAATTTGGCCGCGTAGCCTCGCCACACGTCTGATCGTGCCGCTGATGGTCGCCCTCGCGGTTGCCCAGGTCGCCCTCTTCATCACGTTGCGCGGCCAGCAGGACGTCGTCGTCGACGGCGTCGTTCACGGGCAAGCGCTGAACCTGACGGTATCGCTGGCGCGGCTCGTCGACACATATCCGCCAGCGGAAAGCCAGCGCCTGGCCGACGCGTTCGGTTCGAGGCAATCATGCGCCTATGTCAGCGCAGCGCCTCCGGCAAACCACAAGATGGATGCATCGGAAACCCGGCTCGCCCATCTGCTGGCGGAGCGTCTGCATCAGGTCGAGGCGAGCCAGCTTCAGATAACCATCGAACCGCTGGCGCATTCGGCGCACCCCTGCGACCGGGATGTTTCGGCGAGCAATCTCGCCGAACCCGACACGTCTTCAGGCAAACCATTCCGCGTCGTGGCACTCGCCATGCATGTCCCGCTAAAGGATGGCAGGTGGCTAACGGTCCGCACCGCGATCGACGTTCCCGGTCTCTGGAATCGGGCGGCAATACTGTCGTTCCTGTTTTCCTCGCTTGCCGTCGCCGCAGTTGTCGTCGTTGTGATCCGTTCACAGACCAGTTCTCTCCGTGAGCTGGCGATTGCATCGGAGCGTCTCGGACGAGGAGAAATCATTCCGCCGCTCGCGGTCAGTGGACCTGCCGAGGTTGCGGCCACGAGGCAGGCCTTCAACACCATGCAGGAGCGTCTCAGCCAGTTTCTCCGCGATCGGCTTCGCCTTCTTGCCAGCATCAGTCATGATCTTCGTACGCCCCTCACCACCTTGCGCCTCAAGGCGGAATTCATCGAGGACGATGTGGTGCGGGAGGATCTCGTCAAGACAATTGAGGAGCTGACGCTGATCTGCGAAGCGACGCTGGCTTTCACGCGAGCCGAAGCGGTTGGCGAGGAAACCAAGCTTGTCGCCCTCGATGAACTTGTCGGCGATATCGTCAGCGAATTTCGCATGGCGGGAAGCAACGTCTCGGCCGCGCCGCTGCCACCGACCGGTTATCCCTGCCGGCCTGTAGCGTTGAAGCGTGCCGTCCGAAATCTGGTCGAGAATGCCACCCGCTACGGATCGAGCGCCCGGCTGCGGCTCGATCGATCCGGCGACGGTATTCTTCTCTCGGTCGAAGACGACGGTCCCGGCATTCCGGAGGATCAGATCGAGGATGCGTTCAAGCCGTTCGTGAGGCTCGAGGCCTCCAGAAGCACCGAAACAGGCGGAATCGGGCTCGGTTTGTCGATCGCCCGTAACATCATCGTGGCCCACGGCGGCAGCCTCGTCGTCTTCAATCGGCCATCAGGCGGGCTCAGGGCTGAAATTCTTCTGCCGAACGCAGCGTGA
- a CDS encoding ABC transporter permease, with amino-acid sequence MSGPSLQTRLAARGLDGTTLLLLPGLIFMLALFVYPFLYGVADSLLPKEGAWYANYAKFFSDPFQYRTIAATMWLALPVTVMNLAFAVPVALRVRLMRRQRLLTTILVLPITLGTVFVADGLLTFLGPRGWFNHTLLMLGILDNPVKLTNNYWGVFASLLITGFPFAFLLTLSYVTGIDPAIEQAAATLGAGPRQRFFRVFLPLLVPGLAVTFCLAFVQAFAVFPSAVLLGAPAGPTRVISIAAYQAAFEQYDHSLGSAIALIMGGVELVVVLAVLGMRSLFYRGPAGGTKG; translated from the coding sequence ATGAGCGGGCCGTCGCTGCAAACACGGCTTGCCGCGCGTGGTCTCGACGGCACCACGCTCCTGCTGCTACCCGGGCTGATCTTCATGCTCGCGCTCTTCGTCTACCCCTTCCTTTATGGGGTGGCCGACTCCTTGCTGCCGAAAGAGGGGGCCTGGTACGCGAACTATGCAAAATTCTTCAGCGATCCGTTCCAGTACCGGACCATTGCCGCGACCATGTGGCTGGCCTTGCCGGTGACCGTCATGAATCTCGCCTTCGCGGTGCCGGTTGCGCTTCGCGTTCGCCTGATGCGCAGGCAGCGATTGCTTACCACCATTCTCGTGCTGCCGATCACTCTCGGCACGGTCTTTGTCGCCGACGGGCTTCTGACGTTTCTCGGGCCGCGTGGCTGGTTCAACCACACACTGCTGATGCTCGGCATTCTCGACAATCCTGTGAAGCTGACCAACAACTATTGGGGCGTCTTCGCCTCGTTGTTGATCACCGGCTTTCCCTTCGCCTTCCTGCTGACGTTGTCCTACGTGACCGGCATCGACCCGGCCATCGAGCAGGCGGCGGCGACCTTGGGGGCCGGGCCACGGCAGAGGTTCTTCCGCGTCTTCCTGCCGCTCCTGGTTCCGGGGCTTGCCGTCACGTTCTGCCTTGCCTTCGTACAGGCCTTTGCCGTGTTTCCCTCTGCAGTCCTCCTAGGGGCACCAGCCGGACCGACGCGAGTCATCTCGATTGCGGCCTATCAGGCTGCCTTCGAGCAGTATGACCATTCGCTCGGCTCCGCGATCGCGCTCATCATGGGCGGCGTGGAGCTCGTTGTCGTGCTGGCGGTCCTCGGTATGCGCTCCCTCTTTTACCGCGGCCCGGCCGGCGGCACGAAAGGCTAG
- a CDS encoding efflux RND transporter periplasmic adaptor subunit — MSLVTIRPLPTLVKLLAVCCLLSACNEKSGGAQQSNAAGVKPEVSAVTLHVQSVALTAEVPGRTAASLIAEVRPQVGGIIRARNFKEGSEVKAGDILYEIDPSAYQASYDSATAALQKAQGAVPSAQAKVDRYKGLTSQAVVSKQDLDDAQSTLTQAQADVAAAKAALETARINLDYTKIRAPISGRIDASAVTVGALVTAEQTTALATINQLDPINVDVTQSNTNLLALRRAVAEGRLKVVGSNVSVKLRLEDGTAYPLPGAFEFSVASVSETLGTVTARASFPNPDRLLLPGMYVRATIEEGIAPNSFLVPQRAVTRNTKGEPIAMFVDADGKVHQRVLVTQRSIGNSWLVGEGIKDGERVVVEGIQRIRDGQDVKVDDVVIDDGTGELKQSASAAASKQAANAAVVE; from the coding sequence ATGTCCCTGGTGACCATTCGGCCACTGCCCACCCTGGTGAAGCTGCTCGCCGTGTGCTGCTTGCTATCAGCGTGCAACGAAAAGAGCGGCGGCGCTCAACAGAGCAACGCCGCGGGCGTGAAACCTGAAGTCAGCGCCGTGACCCTTCATGTCCAGTCGGTCGCGCTGACGGCGGAGGTACCCGGCAGAACCGCGGCCTCGTTGATTGCCGAGGTCCGCCCCCAGGTTGGCGGCATCATCCGTGCGCGAAACTTCAAGGAAGGCAGCGAGGTCAAGGCCGGCGATATTCTCTACGAAATCGACCCCAGCGCCTACCAGGCGTCCTATGACAGCGCCACGGCTGCCTTGCAGAAGGCACAAGGCGCCGTCCCGAGCGCGCAGGCAAAGGTCGATCGTTACAAGGGCCTGACATCGCAGGCCGTCGTCAGCAAGCAGGATCTGGACGACGCCCAATCGACATTGACGCAGGCGCAGGCCGATGTCGCGGCCGCAAAAGCAGCTCTGGAAACGGCACGGATCAATCTCGACTACACGAAGATCAGGGCTCCGATTTCCGGTCGCATCGACGCTTCAGCGGTAACCGTGGGTGCGCTTGTTACCGCCGAGCAGACGACCGCGCTGGCGACCATCAACCAGCTCGATCCGATCAACGTCGATGTCACCCAATCCAATACGAACCTTCTCGCCCTGCGGCGCGCTGTCGCCGAAGGCAGGCTGAAGGTCGTCGGATCGAATGTGTCGGTGAAACTTCGACTGGAGGATGGCACCGCCTATCCGTTGCCGGGAGCGTTCGAGTTTTCCGTAGCCTCCGTTTCCGAGACGCTCGGCACCGTCACCGCTCGTGCAAGCTTTCCCAATCCGGACCGCCTGCTTCTCCCCGGGATGTATGTTCGCGCCACGATCGAGGAGGGTATCGCGCCCAATAGTTTCCTCGTTCCCCAACGCGCGGTCACCCGCAACACCAAGGGCGAGCCCATCGCCATGTTTGTCGACGCTGACGGCAAGGTTCATCAGCGCGTGCTTGTGACCCAGCGCAGCATTGGTAACAGCTGGCTCGTCGGCGAGGGCATCAAGGATGGCGAGCGTGTGGTTGTCGAGGGAATACAGCGCATCCGCGACGGACAGGACGTCAAGGTCGACGACGTCGTGATCGACGACGGCACCGGCGAACTGAAACAGTCGGCCTCCGCCGCCGCATCGAAACAGGCCGCCAACGCGGCCGTAGTCGAGTGA
- a CDS encoding DUF982 domain-containing protein — MDTRWRHVVLIACKRTGSMQAIETTQQALHCLLTHWPIAEGAAYMRALQICEGVEAKRALADEAEAAFRDACDEAHITYDVVMPSAVLGA; from the coding sequence ATGGACACGCGGTGGCGTCATGTCGTTTTGATCGCGTGCAAGAGAACCGGCTCGATGCAGGCGATCGAGACTACCCAGCAGGCCTTGCACTGCCTGTTGACCCATTGGCCGATTGCCGAAGGCGCGGCCTATATGCGGGCTTTGCAGATTTGCGAAGGCGTTGAGGCCAAGCGCGCACTGGCCGATGAAGCCGAGGCTGCGTTTCGCGATGCCTGCGACGAGGCGCATATCACATATGATGTCGTCATGCCGTCCGCAGTTCTAGGAGCCTAG
- a CDS encoding DUF982 domain-containing protein produces MKQHTLMFRPLGLAMPCIGEYRVVNSVRSAAITLLQHWPADDGEDFADAIIACLDAIYGDTTPERVRSALLSAAAEANVTVLEVAPVPHVSRTEVAANIA; encoded by the coding sequence ATGAAACAGCACACATTGATGTTCCGTCCCCTCGGGCTGGCCATGCCGTGCATTGGCGAATACAGGGTTGTTAACTCCGTTCGTTCTGCGGCGATAACCCTCTTGCAGCATTGGCCTGCTGACGATGGAGAAGACTTCGCCGACGCCATCATTGCCTGCCTGGATGCCATTTATGGCGATACGACTCCCGAGCGTGTACGAAGCGCACTGCTAAGCGCGGCAGCGGAGGCGAACGTCACGGTCCTAGAGGTTGCACCGGTCCCGCATGTGAGCCGGACGGAAGTAGCAGCCAACATTGCCTGA
- a CDS encoding efflux RND transporter permease subunit, which yields MSRFFIDRPIFAWVIAICVMLGGLLSITTLSISQYPQIAPTTVRISANYPGADAETVENSVTKVIEQGMTGIDNLDYMTSTSQSTGAASISLTFTNKADADVAQMQVQNKLQLVEAQLPQSVQNTGLTVTKSTSNFLMVIGFVSTDGKLNSTDLADYVNSTLNDTLKRVPGVGDTQLFGSGYAMRIWVDPDKLAKYSLMVSNVTAAIEAQNTQVAAGQLGALPQRKGQQLNATVTAKSRLQTPEQFENIILKSNADGSLVRLNDVATVELGAESYSSSSTYNGKPSAGLAIMLASGANAIDTAESVRSTIETLKQTLPANVEVVYPYDTTPFVKLSIEEVVRTLLEAIALVFIVMFVFLQNFRATLIPTLAVPVVLLGTFGILSFFGYSINTLTMFGMVLAIGLLVDDAIVVVENVERVMEEEDLSPKQATIKSMGEITGALIGIATVLSAVFVPMAFFSGSVGVIYRQFSVTIVSAMLLSVLVALILTPALCATILKRPNHGAKKKGVFGIFNRAFERGTSGYQRGVGGILRRRALFLVVFVLIAVGVGFMFNRLASSFLPDEDQGILITSVQLPVGATADRTAKVLQQVTDHYLNDEKDYVTGVMGVVGFGFGGQGQNVGIAFVKLKDFEERKTPQSKAQAIAGRAMKAFQGIKDANVFALSPPAIPGFGNNSGFDFYLKDTNGAGHQKLIEARNQLLAAAGKSSKLVGTRPNGQEDTPQYSVDIDEERASALNLDLSDIDTTLSTAWGGNYVNDFIDRGRVKKVYVQADKDFRMQPEDFDRWYVKNSDGNMVPFSSFASGHWKFGSPRLERYNGSSAVEIQGSAATGVSSGDAMNEIDALVSQLPQGFTHEWTGLSAQERLSGSQATQLYAISILVVFLALAALYESWSIPFAVMLSVPIGVFGALLAALLFGQTNDVYFKVGLLTTIGLAAKNAILIVEFAIEQQKQGKDLVAATLEASRQRLRPILMTSLAFILGVLPLAIANGAGSGSQNSIGIGVMGGMIAATVLGIFLIPLLFVAVRGIFKGKSPQEEHHAGDASAQDNGHADRA from the coding sequence GTGTCTCGTTTCTTCATTGACCGGCCCATCTTTGCATGGGTGATCGCAATCTGCGTCATGCTTGGCGGATTGCTGTCCATAACCACACTGTCGATCTCGCAGTACCCGCAGATCGCGCCAACCACCGTCAGAATCTCCGCCAACTATCCCGGAGCTGATGCCGAGACCGTCGAAAACTCGGTGACCAAGGTCATCGAGCAGGGCATGACGGGTATCGATAACCTCGACTATATGACCTCGACATCCCAGTCGACGGGCGCTGCATCGATCTCGCTCACGTTCACCAACAAGGCTGATGCGGACGTCGCTCAGATGCAGGTGCAGAACAAGCTGCAGCTTGTCGAGGCGCAGCTGCCGCAGAGCGTTCAGAACACCGGCCTGACGGTTACGAAATCGACTTCGAACTTCCTGATGGTTATCGGCTTCGTGTCGACGGACGGAAAACTGAACTCGACCGACCTTGCCGACTACGTCAACAGCACTCTTAATGATACGCTCAAGCGTGTTCCGGGCGTCGGCGATACACAGCTCTTCGGATCGGGCTACGCCATGCGTATCTGGGTCGATCCCGACAAGCTCGCCAAGTATTCGCTGATGGTCAGCAATGTGACGGCGGCCATTGAGGCACAGAATACGCAGGTCGCCGCCGGTCAGCTTGGTGCGCTACCGCAACGCAAGGGCCAGCAGCTGAACGCCACCGTCACGGCCAAGAGCCGGCTGCAGACGCCCGAGCAGTTCGAAAACATCATCCTGAAGAGCAACGCCGACGGCTCGCTCGTGCGGCTGAACGACGTCGCGACCGTCGAGCTTGGCGCGGAAAGCTACTCGAGCTCGAGCACTTACAATGGAAAACCCTCGGCTGGCCTTGCCATCATGCTGGCTTCGGGTGCCAACGCGATCGATACGGCGGAATCCGTCCGTTCGACGATCGAGACTTTGAAGCAGACGCTGCCCGCCAACGTCGAGGTCGTCTATCCCTACGACACCACGCCCTTCGTCAAGCTGTCGATCGAAGAGGTCGTCAGAACGCTGCTGGAGGCGATTGCGCTCGTCTTCATCGTCATGTTCGTCTTTCTGCAGAACTTCCGGGCGACGCTCATTCCGACGCTTGCCGTTCCTGTGGTTCTGCTCGGAACCTTCGGTATCCTTTCCTTCTTCGGATACTCCATCAACACGCTGACCATGTTCGGTATGGTGCTGGCGATCGGTCTTCTCGTCGACGACGCGATTGTTGTTGTCGAAAACGTCGAACGCGTGATGGAAGAAGAGGATCTCTCGCCCAAGCAGGCGACGATAAAGTCGATGGGCGAGATCACCGGCGCGCTGATCGGTATTGCGACCGTGTTGTCCGCCGTGTTCGTGCCGATGGCCTTCTTTTCGGGATCTGTCGGCGTCATCTACCGCCAGTTCTCCGTGACGATCGTATCGGCGATGCTGCTATCGGTTCTGGTCGCGTTGATCCTGACGCCGGCCCTCTGCGCCACCATCCTCAAGCGCCCCAATCATGGAGCGAAAAAGAAGGGTGTCTTCGGCATCTTCAACCGGGCTTTTGAGCGTGGCACCAGCGGATATCAGCGCGGCGTCGGCGGCATATTGCGGCGACGTGCCCTGTTCCTCGTTGTCTTCGTGCTGATCGCTGTTGGTGTTGGCTTCATGTTCAACCGCCTCGCAAGTTCGTTCCTCCCGGACGAGGACCAGGGTATCCTGATCACCAGCGTGCAGTTGCCCGTTGGAGCAACGGCCGATCGTACGGCCAAGGTGCTGCAGCAGGTCACCGATCACTATCTCAATGACGAGAAGGATTACGTCACCGGCGTGATGGGCGTTGTCGGGTTCGGTTTCGGCGGTCAGGGGCAGAACGTCGGCATCGCCTTCGTGAAGCTCAAGGACTTCGAGGAGCGCAAGACGCCTCAGTCGAAGGCGCAGGCGATTGCCGGTCGAGCCATGAAGGCATTTCAGGGGATCAAGGACGCGAACGTTTTTGCCCTGTCGCCCCCCGCCATCCCAGGCTTCGGCAACAACAGCGGCTTTGACTTCTATCTGAAGGATACGAACGGTGCCGGTCACCAGAAGCTGATCGAGGCGCGCAACCAACTGCTGGCTGCTGCTGGAAAGAGCAGCAAGCTCGTCGGCACGCGTCCGAATGGCCAGGAGGATACGCCGCAGTATTCCGTGGATATAGATGAAGAGCGCGCCAGTGCACTCAACCTCGACCTGTCGGACATCGACACCACCTTGTCGACGGCATGGGGCGGAAACTACGTCAATGATTTCATCGATCGCGGACGTGTGAAGAAGGTCTATGTTCAGGCCGACAAGGATTTCCGCATGCAGCCGGAAGACTTCGATCGCTGGTATGTGAAGAACTCCGACGGCAACATGGTTCCGTTCTCGTCTTTCGCGAGCGGCCACTGGAAGTTCGGATCTCCTCGCCTGGAGCGCTACAACGGCTCGTCTGCTGTCGAAATCCAGGGTTCCGCGGCAACCGGAGTCTCTTCTGGGGATGCAATGAACGAGATCGATGCGCTCGTGAGCCAGCTTCCGCAAGGGTTCACGCACGAGTGGACGGGCCTGTCGGCGCAGGAACGCCTCTCAGGCAGCCAGGCGACGCAACTCTACGCGATCTCGATTCTTGTGGTCTTTCTGGCGCTGGCCGCCCTCTACGAGAGCTGGTCGATCCCGTTCGCGGTCATGCTTTCGGTTCCGATCGGGGTCTTCGGGGCTCTGCTTGCGGCGCTACTCTTCGGCCAGACCAATGACGTCTATTTCAAGGTTGGTCTGCTCACGACGATCGGCCTGGCGGCGAAGAATGCGATCCTGATCGTCGAATTCGCCATCGAGCAGCAGAAGCAGGGCAAGGATCTCGTGGCGGCGACGCTCGAGGCGTCGCGGCAGCGTCTGCGTCCAATCCTGATGACGTCCCTTGCCTTCATTCTCGGTGTCCTGCCGCTGGCGATTGCGAATGGTGCCGGCTCCGGAAGCCAGAACTCGATCGGCATCGGCGTCATGGGCGGCATGATCGCGGCAACGGTACTTGGGATCTTCCTCATTCCGCTGCTCTTCGTCGCGGTTCGCGGCATCTTCAAGGGCAAATCGCCCCAAGAGGAGCACCACGCGGGTGACGCGTCTGCGCAGGATAATGGGCACGCTGATCGGGCATAA
- a CDS encoding PaaX family transcriptional regulator C-terminal domain-containing protein, which produces MGAAVTDADRRIGDLIQKITLETPLRAAGFIVTIYGDVVEPRGGVAWVGNLIETCAIVGISETLVRTAVSRLVAAGQLVGEREGRRSYYGLSQAARTEFAVAATTLFGGTDDHGWQFAHALGDAPEEAMAALERMGYSRVNARLAVGPIRHLDSSHPLLLFKVGTISSEPGLRAFVAENWDLERYKAAYRAFMEQFSPLADGAVEGDLTPAMALTARLLLIHRFRSVLLHDPRLPDDALPTDWPGREARVLFARLYMALSSAADRYIAENFVSPAGGLAARSSATDQRLASLKRSA; this is translated from the coding sequence TTGGGCGCGGCAGTGACTGACGCGGATCGCCGAATTGGCGATCTGATCCAGAAAATTACGCTTGAGACGCCGCTGCGGGCCGCGGGATTTATCGTTACCATCTATGGGGACGTGGTCGAGCCGCGGGGCGGCGTTGCGTGGGTGGGCAATCTCATCGAGACATGCGCGATCGTCGGGATCAGTGAAACGCTGGTGCGAACTGCGGTCTCCCGATTGGTCGCCGCTGGTCAGCTTGTCGGTGAGCGCGAGGGACGGCGCAGCTATTATGGTCTTTCGCAAGCCGCGCGCACCGAGTTCGCGGTAGCCGCTACCACCCTTTTTGGCGGCACGGATGATCACGGCTGGCAGTTTGCGCACGCCTTGGGAGATGCGCCTGAAGAGGCCATGGCGGCTCTGGAACGGATGGGCTACAGCCGCGTCAATGCTCGGCTTGCAGTCGGGCCCATCAGACACCTCGACAGTAGCCATCCTCTTCTTCTTTTCAAAGTCGGAACAATCTCGAGCGAACCGGGATTGCGAGCGTTCGTTGCCGAGAATTGGGACCTCGAAAGGTATAAAGCTGCCTACCGGGCGTTCATGGAGCAGTTCTCACCCCTGGCAGATGGCGCTGTCGAAGGTGATCTGACCCCCGCCATGGCACTGACTGCGCGGCTTCTGCTCATCCATCGCTTCCGGAGTGTGTTGCTGCACGATCCGCGTCTGCCCGACGACGCGTTGCCGACCGACTGGCCGGGTCGCGAGGCACGTGTTCTGTTTGCGCGCCTTTATATGGCGCTGTCTTCCGCGGCCGATCGCTATATCGCGGAGAACTTTGTCAGTCCGGCGGGCGGTCTGGCTGCTAGAAGTTCGGCGACCGACCAGCGCCTGGCCTCGCTTAAACGAAGCGCATAG